Proteins encoded together in one Octopus bimaculoides isolate UCB-OBI-ISO-001 chromosome 24, ASM119413v2, whole genome shotgun sequence window:
- the LOC106879129 gene encoding stress-induced-phosphoprotein 1-like, translating to MDNKEQSRLCEEEKIKGNDEYKAKNFNKALKHYEIALEYDPNNITVINNKAAVFLDQGKYQECVELCTNALKLDPKNKVERKTLAKTYYRLAKAYEKLNDLENSLKFYDYSIIEDRNPAVIKIAQKMELDLEEQRKNAYINFDISEEENQKGNQCFKEKDYNNALNHYTEAIKRSPNDVRRHYNRALCYLKMQEYTLSLQDAESCSRIDPTYIQAYLIKGKLFQKMRAFSKAHLEYEKALDIDSNCEEALKGYKISSEEAGLDTTAPEVVQRRIQRNPELRAILSEPEISKILYDMQNNPNSMAMYMKDPEIRKKINKLIACGLLTIDPVMGKER from the coding sequence ATGGATAACAAAGAACAGAGCAGATtgtgtgaagaagaaaaaattaaaggtaATGATGAATACAAGGCAAAGAATTTTAACAAAGCCCTGAAACATTACGAGATTGCTTTGGAGTATGATCCTAATAATATAACAGTAATTAATAACAAGGCAGCAGTGTTTCTTGATCAAGGAAAATACCAGGAATGTGTAGAACTCTGTACAAATGCTTTGAAGCTGGACCCCAAAAataaagttgaaagaaaaactTTAGCAAAAACATATTACCGTTTGGCTAAAGCATATGAAAAACTGAACGATTTAGAGAATTCCCTGAAGTTTTATGACTATTCCATTATAGAAGACAGAAATCCTGCAGTGATAAAAATTGCTCAGAAGATGGAACTGGACCTAGAAGAACAACGTAAAAATGCTTACAtcaattttgatatttctgaagaagaaaatcaaaagGGAAACCAGTGTTTCAAAGAGAAAGATTACAACAACGCTCTCAATCATTATACTGAGGCAATTAAGAGAAGTCCTAACGATGTCAGACGACATTACAACCGAGCTCTCTGCTACCTGAAGATGCAAGAGTATACACTATCATTGCAAGATGCAGAATCCTGTTCTAGGATTGATCCTACATACATTCAAGCCTATCTTATCAAGGGCAAGCTATTTCAGAAGATGAGGGCCTTTTCAAAAGCCCATCTAGAATATGAAAAGGCCTTAGATATTGACAGTAACTGTGAGGAAGCTTTAAAAGGATACAAGATCAGTTCTGAAGAAGCTGGACTGGACACAACTGCACCAGAGGTTGTCCAAAGACGTATACAGAGAAACCCTGAATTGAGAGCGATTCTAAGTGAACCAGAAATAAGCAAAATACTTTATGACATGCAAAATAATCCAAACTCTATGGCAATGTATATGAAAGATCCAGAAATCCGCAAAAAGATTAACAAACTGATTGCATGTGGTTTACTCACTATTGATCCAGTAATGGGGAAGGAAAGATAA